A single Candidatus Sulfotelmatobacter sp. DNA region contains:
- a CDS encoding proline--tRNA ligase, whose product MHRWSESFIPTLREAPADAEVASHKFLVRAGYIRQLAAGIYSYLFLGNRSFNKIMGIVREEMDKIGQEFYLPALHPREIWEASGRWALMGENLFRLKDRKGADLALGMTEEEVMTSIALKELRSYKQLPQIWYQIAPKFRDEPRPKSGLLRVRQFMMKDAYSFDIDAEGLDVSYKKHYETYCRIFDRCGLKYMVVEADSGAMGGKESHEFMVRTPAGEDQIVSCDGCNYAANMEKATSRLEAVVDLAAEGDGSPLEVHTPGQKTIQDVARFLGVSPKNKIKTLALMAEEKDEKAGKTKLRAIVVLMRGDHQLNEAKLNAAVGVTTRPMDENEIKTLFKSPAGYLGPLGIEWARDRKKDSDKPVLLVDKALEGRTNLIAGANKEDYHLKNLTPGKEFHPTAYVDLRAVTAGEACPNCGAALRIDTAVEIGHIFKLGYRYTEAMGARVLDKNGKEVTPIMGSYGIGIERILTAAVEQSNDENGFWLPPTIAPFEIVVAPVNVKDEAVKTAAEDIAQQLEKAGFDVILDDRNERPGVKFKDADLVGIPFRITVGNKVTEGTVEVVLRSTREVRDVRITAVVDTFRELLGRTGSLESRSSG is encoded by the coding sequence ATGCATCGATGGTCAGAGTCGTTTATTCCTACATTGCGCGAGGCGCCGGCGGACGCGGAGGTGGCTTCGCATAAATTTCTGGTGCGGGCGGGGTACATTCGACAGCTAGCGGCGGGGATTTATTCTTATCTTTTCCTGGGCAATCGGTCATTCAACAAGATTATGGGGATTGTCCGCGAGGAGATGGACAAGATTGGGCAGGAGTTTTACTTGCCGGCGCTGCATCCGCGAGAGATTTGGGAGGCCAGCGGGCGCTGGGCGCTGATGGGAGAGAATTTGTTTCGGTTGAAAGACCGCAAGGGAGCAGACTTGGCGCTGGGCATGACCGAAGAAGAGGTGATGACTTCGATCGCCTTGAAAGAATTACGCAGTTACAAGCAGTTGCCGCAGATCTGGTATCAGATTGCGCCGAAGTTTCGCGACGAACCGCGGCCGAAGTCCGGGCTGCTGCGGGTGCGGCAGTTCATGATGAAAGACGCTTATTCGTTCGACATCGACGCGGAGGGGCTGGATGTTTCTTACAAGAAACATTACGAAACTTACTGCCGAATTTTTGACCGCTGCGGGCTGAAGTACATGGTGGTCGAGGCCGATTCGGGCGCTATGGGCGGGAAGGAGTCGCACGAGTTTATGGTGCGGACGCCGGCAGGAGAAGATCAGATTGTCAGCTGCGATGGGTGTAATTACGCAGCGAACATGGAGAAGGCGACTTCGAGGCTGGAAGCGGTTGTGGACCTCGCGGCTGAGGGCGATGGCTCGCCGCTCGAAGTGCACACGCCCGGCCAGAAGACGATTCAGGATGTGGCGAGGTTTCTGGGAGTGTCGCCGAAGAACAAGATCAAGACATTGGCGCTGATGGCGGAAGAGAAAGATGAGAAGGCGGGCAAGACGAAGCTTCGCGCGATTGTCGTCCTGATGCGCGGCGATCATCAGCTAAACGAGGCGAAGTTAAACGCGGCTGTCGGAGTGACAACGCGGCCGATGGATGAGAATGAGATCAAGACTTTGTTCAAGTCTCCGGCGGGATATTTAGGGCCGCTGGGGATCGAGTGGGCCAGGGATCGAAAGAAAGACAGCGACAAGCCGGTGCTGTTGGTCGATAAGGCGCTGGAAGGGCGCACGAATCTGATCGCTGGCGCGAACAAAGAGGATTATCACCTGAAGAATCTGACCCCTGGGAAAGAGTTTCATCCCACGGCGTACGTCGATCTGCGCGCGGTAACGGCGGGCGAGGCTTGTCCCAATTGCGGGGCGGCTTTGCGTATCGATACGGCGGTAGAGATCGGGCACATTTTCAAGCTGGGCTACCGGTATACAGAAGCGATGGGCGCGCGGGTTCTGGACAAGAATGGGAAGGAAGTCACGCCGATTATGGGGAGTTATGGGATCGGGATTGAGCGCATCCTGACGGCGGCGGTCGAGCAAAGCAACGATGAGAATGGATTCTGGCTGCCGCCGACGATAGCGCCGTTCGAGATTGTCGTTGCGCCGGTCAATGTGAAGGACGAAGCCGTGAAAACCGCGGCGGAGGATATTGCTCAACAGCTTGAGAAGGCCGGCTTCGACGTGATTCTCGACGACCGCAACGAACGGCCGGGGGTGAAGTTCAAGGATGCCGATCTGGTCGGTATCCCCTTTAGAATCACGGTCGGGAACAAAGTTACCGAAGGTACCGTGGAGGTCGTTCTACGCTCGACTCGCGAGGTACGCGATGTTAGGATCACGGCGGTTGTAGATACTTTTCGGGAGTTGCTCGGCCGGACTGGGTCACTTGAATCTAGGTCAAGTGGGTAG
- a CDS encoding beta-propeller fold lactonase family protein has translation MKNFYRAIVSLVLILLALLLASCGGAPGCGPATFGSSTCTSSGGTTFGGGGGSGGGGGGGGGGGGSTVDASQALALVYYNAAAIDAAGVTSSGTFETLTSYVPPTLPSNVADDMIVVNKQFLFIPMGDATVEGFSIDRSTGALTVIPGSPFTVAGTSVTADDVATDPAGRFLFVGSESVPDIWVFTINSSTGALTATAGSPFTGGLTFVADEMTVDASGTFLYAGQTDPSLGVAGFSIDQTSGALTSLGTAFPLGVAQLHASPTAELLLGTAEIQDGHTGSTDPHIYVFSINTTTGVPTAVSGSPFLTGTGDAPFDFAISPTGGYVYALEAVPSTGVDAPIEGFTLNSSTGALASMGIFTGVPTAEGCRFDQGGTVLFCAGSLFGSTLTVNGASTSTGVLTHIADLSVTSNFPFAATD, from the coding sequence ATGAAGAATTTCTATCGAGCGATCGTGAGTCTCGTGCTCATCCTGCTGGCGCTGTTGCTGGCGAGTTGCGGGGGTGCGCCGGGGTGCGGTCCAGCGACATTCGGCAGCTCCACGTGTACCTCGTCGGGCGGAACGACTTTCGGCGGCGGCGGTGGGAGCGGCGGCGGCGGTGGTGGCGGAGGAGGCGGCGGTGGAAGCACCGTGGATGCCTCCCAGGCTCTGGCGCTCGTCTATTACAACGCTGCGGCCATTGATGCTGCGGGGGTTACCAGTTCGGGCACCTTCGAGACTCTGACTTCTTATGTCCCTCCTACACTGCCCAGCAACGTAGCGGACGACATGATCGTCGTGAACAAGCAGTTCCTCTTTATTCCGATGGGGGATGCGACGGTGGAAGGGTTCAGCATCGACCGGTCGACGGGGGCGCTTACGGTAATTCCAGGCAGTCCGTTTACAGTCGCTGGCACTTCGGTGACGGCGGACGATGTAGCGACCGATCCCGCAGGCCGGTTTCTATTCGTGGGAAGCGAGAGCGTTCCCGATATCTGGGTATTCACGATCAACTCATCTACGGGGGCGTTGACGGCAACGGCGGGTTCTCCGTTCACTGGGGGCTTGACGTTCGTTGCGGATGAGATGACCGTGGACGCGAGCGGCACGTTCCTGTATGCAGGTCAGACGGATCCTTCGTTGGGAGTTGCCGGTTTTTCGATTGATCAGACGAGTGGTGCTTTGACGTCGCTGGGAACGGCCTTCCCTCTGGGAGTCGCGCAATTGCATGCCAGCCCGACGGCGGAACTGCTGCTTGGGACTGCGGAAATCCAAGACGGCCACACCGGGTCGACCGACCCGCACATTTATGTGTTCAGCATCAACACGACCACCGGGGTTCCGACTGCGGTGAGTGGTTCGCCGTTTCTCACCGGCACCGGAGATGCGCCGTTTGACTTCGCCATCTCTCCCACTGGCGGGTATGTCTATGCTCTGGAGGCTGTACCGAGCACAGGTGTGGATGCGCCAATCGAGGGTTTCACGTTGAATTCCTCAACCGGCGCGTTAGCTTCAATGGGAATCTTCACTGGAGTGCCGACAGCTGAGGGATGCCGATTCGACCAGGGTGGGACGGTTTTGTTCTGCGCTGGTTCGCTGTTTGGGTCCACACTAACCGTCAATGGCGCAAGCACCTCCACCGGAGTCTTAACGCACATAGCCGACTTGTCCGTGACCAGCAACTTCCCGTTTGCGGCGACCGACTAA
- a CDS encoding type II toxin-antitoxin system HicA family toxin, translating into MPKLPAVKPRQLTGFLEKNGFVLDHTSGSHFVYYNPVSRRRAVVPQHNRDLPKGTLMSLLREAGFTRDELVDFIT; encoded by the coding sequence ATGCCGAAACTACCCGCTGTCAAACCGCGGCAATTAACTGGCTTTCTGGAAAAGAATGGCTTCGTTCTCGACCACACCTCCGGCAGCCACTTCGTCTATTACAACCCGGTATCACGTCGACGTGCCGTCGTGCCGCAGCACAATCGCGACTTGCCGAAGGGAACCCTGATGTCACTGCTGAGGGAAGCCGGCTTCACGCGCGACGAATTGGTCGACTTTATCACTTGA
- a CDS encoding type II toxin-antitoxin system HicB family antitoxin, with translation MPKARYHYNIMLRPEPEGGYTALVPALPGCVTYGRTLKEAREMAKDAISGYIASLRKHNDPIPTDEETLVASLDLEYSR, from the coding sequence ATGCCGAAAGCGCGTTACCACTACAACATCATGCTCCGGCCCGAGCCCGAGGGCGGTTACACCGCCCTAGTTCCCGCGCTGCCGGGTTGCGTTACTTATGGGCGGACATTGAAAGAAGCCCGCGAAATGGCTAAGGATGCCATCTCCGGCTACATCGCGAGCTTGCGCAAACACAACGACCCAATCCCCACCGACGAGGAAACCTTGGTCGCTTCTCTTGATCTGGAATATTCGCGCTAG
- a CDS encoding SIS domain-containing protein, which translates to MKRHTGENVVRIEADALRALADRIAGPMAKAFGRAVELMFGCAGRVVVTGMGKSGLIARKIAATLSSTGTPALYLHPVEALHGDLGMVVRGDVVLALSASGETEEILALLATIKRLRVPLIAMTGDEIGVGSLPSKSTKVGAASVSLAARKSKSKAADRSVRTTRASTLAAAADVALDCSITEEACALGLAPTASTTTMLALGDALAVTLSERRGFKEEDFANLHPGGKLGKRLARVESLMHAGDALPRVAPSTRMPDVIYEMSRKKLGVTAVVEGGKLVGIISDGDLRRLLEKRGKDGMDLTAGEAMTRDPKTIGASEFAATALALMEEKKITSLMVVDGRGKLEGIVHLHDLWSTEMI; encoded by the coding sequence ATGAAAAGACATACGGGCGAAAATGTGGTGCGCATTGAGGCGGACGCCTTGCGCGCGCTGGCCGACCGGATTGCCGGTCCGATGGCGAAGGCATTTGGGCGCGCGGTGGAGTTGATGTTCGGTTGCGCGGGGCGGGTGGTAGTCACGGGGATGGGGAAGAGCGGGCTGATTGCGCGCAAGATTGCGGCGACACTGAGCTCGACAGGAACTCCGGCGTTGTATCTGCATCCGGTGGAGGCGCTGCACGGGGATCTGGGGATGGTGGTGCGGGGGGACGTGGTGCTGGCGCTCTCGGCGTCGGGAGAGACAGAAGAGATACTGGCGTTGCTGGCGACGATCAAGCGGCTGAGGGTGCCGCTGATTGCGATGACGGGGGATGAGATAGGTGTTGGTTCTCTCCCTTCGAAAAGCACGAAGGTTGGTGCAGCCTCGGTATCTTTGGCGGCGAGGAAATCAAAGTCGAAGGCAGCGGACAGGAGTGTCCGCACTACGCGTGCCTCCACTTTGGCGGCGGCGGCGGATGTGGCGTTGGATTGTTCCATCACAGAGGAGGCTTGCGCGTTGGGGCTGGCTCCGACGGCCTCGACGACTACGATGCTGGCGTTGGGAGATGCGCTGGCGGTGACGTTGAGTGAGCGGCGCGGATTCAAAGAAGAAGATTTCGCCAACCTGCATCCGGGGGGAAAGCTGGGGAAGCGACTGGCGCGGGTGGAGTCGCTGATGCACGCAGGGGATGCGTTGCCGCGGGTAGCGCCCTCGACAAGAATGCCGGACGTGATTTATGAGATGTCGCGCAAGAAGCTGGGCGTAACGGCGGTGGTCGAAGGCGGGAAATTGGTAGGCATCATCAGCGATGGGGATTTGCGGAGGTTGCTCGAGAAGCGCGGGAAAGATGGGATGGATTTGACCGCAGGCGAAGCGATGACGCGCGATCCGAAAACGATCGGCGCTAGCGAATTTGCGGCCACCGCGCTGGCATTGATGGAAGAAAAGAAGATTACGTCGCTGATGGTGGTGGACGGACGGGGGAAGCTGGAAGGGATTGTGCACTTGCATGATCTGTGGAGCACGGAGATGATTTAA
- a CDS encoding sensor domain-containing diguanylate cyclase encodes MPEAGTQLTRQNLEVTIFHDVAKALTSSLDLDSILQTIMEKMAEYFRPDTWSLLMVDERQDELYFAIAVGDKAEALKNVRLKMGEGIAGWVAKHGEARVVPDVSADPLFASRVDEAIQWETRSVICVPLRSKLRVLGVIQLVNVDLETFKDAELFFLQSLCDYAAIAIENARWVEKIQELTITDDCTGLYNARHLYKTLETEVYRSSRFGYEFSILFIDLDHFKSVNDTHGHLVGSKLLAEIGYLVKAQLRLIDFAFRYGGDEFVVLLPQTSKDQALVVAKRLRDGLRASCFCREEGLNLNVRASIGLATYPHDARTAHDVIRQADGMMYVVKNSSRDNIGIAQRGMLKE; translated from the coding sequence CCTGGAAGTGACGATCTTTCACGACGTGGCTAAGGCGCTGACGTCGTCGCTGGATCTTGACTCGATTCTGCAAACCATCATGGAGAAGATGGCGGAATATTTCCGTCCCGATACATGGTCGTTGTTGATGGTGGATGAGCGGCAGGACGAGCTTTATTTTGCGATTGCGGTGGGAGACAAGGCCGAGGCGCTGAAAAACGTCCGGCTAAAAATGGGCGAGGGGATTGCCGGATGGGTGGCGAAGCATGGCGAAGCGCGTGTGGTGCCGGATGTGAGCGCTGACCCGCTTTTTGCCAGCCGCGTGGATGAAGCGATCCAGTGGGAGACGCGATCGGTGATCTGCGTGCCGCTGCGCTCGAAGCTTCGCGTGCTGGGCGTGATCCAGTTGGTGAACGTCGACCTGGAGACATTCAAAGACGCGGAGCTGTTTTTTCTCCAGTCCCTGTGCGATTACGCGGCGATCGCCATCGAGAATGCGCGCTGGGTAGAGAAGATTCAGGAGTTGACCATCACCGATGATTGCACGGGCTTGTACAACGCGCGGCATCTTTATAAGACGCTGGAGACAGAGGTTTATCGGTCGTCGCGATTTGGATACGAATTCAGCATTTTGTTCATCGACCTGGATCACTTCAAGTCGGTCAACGATACGCATGGGCATTTAGTCGGGAGCAAGCTGCTGGCGGAGATCGGCTATCTGGTGAAGGCGCAGTTGCGGCTGATTGATTTTGCCTTTCGGTATGGCGGAGATGAATTTGTGGTGCTGCTGCCCCAGACTTCGAAAGATCAGGCACTGGTGGTGGCGAAGCGCTTGCGCGACGGGTTGCGCGCGAGTTGCTTCTGCCGCGAAGAGGGATTGAACTTGAATGTGCGGGCTTCGATCGGGCTGGCAACCTATCCGCACGACGCGCGCACGGCGCATGACGTGATCCGGCAGGCCGATGGGATGATGTATGTGGTGAAGAATTCCAGCCGGGATAATATTGGTATCGCGCAGCGTGGGATGTTGAAGGAGTAG
- a CDS encoding potassium channel family protein has translation MSDSFMNLHGSIVGMVFGIVIICVVLQDAFETVVLPRRVTRQFKLTTWFIRRTWIPWRRIAERIKPVSRQQNFLGYFGPLSLLLLLVFWAAGLIFGFALLQYGIGGHEQLTGERLTFGKIIYHSGETFFTLGYGDIVPTSALARFLSVLEAGMGFGFLGTVIGYIPVVYASFSRREIQISMLDSRAGSPPTAAELLIRLAGRSDDPGVDQKVLDEVLRDWERWAAELLESQISYPVLSFFRSQHSNQSWLGALTTMLDVTSLLLTGIEGVHPGQAKLTFAMARHAAVDLAQVVNARYDAGAPNRLPEAELVGLKDALAAAGLRLRSDDYGRDKLAKLRSMYEPYAHSTGRNLMLTLPPWRFAEKARDNWQAGPWDRVIQARGLAILGQKAAVPVPMGEDHF, from the coding sequence ATGTCCGATTCCTTTATGAATTTGCACGGCAGCATTGTCGGGATGGTGTTTGGAATCGTCATCATTTGTGTGGTGTTGCAGGACGCTTTTGAGACCGTGGTGTTGCCGCGGCGGGTTACGCGGCAATTCAAACTAACGACCTGGTTCATTCGGCGGACGTGGATTCCGTGGCGCAGGATAGCGGAGCGGATCAAGCCGGTTTCACGGCAGCAGAATTTTCTGGGATATTTTGGGCCGCTGTCGCTCTTGCTGCTGCTCGTGTTCTGGGCGGCGGGACTGATCTTTGGTTTCGCCCTGCTGCAATACGGCATCGGCGGGCACGAGCAACTCACCGGAGAACGGCTTACTTTCGGCAAAATTATTTATCACAGCGGCGAGACTTTTTTTACGCTCGGGTATGGCGATATTGTGCCGACATCGGCGTTGGCGCGTTTCTTGTCGGTGCTGGAAGCGGGCATGGGCTTTGGGTTCCTGGGCACGGTGATCGGTTACATTCCTGTCGTGTACGCGTCATTTTCGCGACGTGAGATTCAGATTTCGATGCTGGATTCGCGGGCGGGATCGCCTCCGACGGCGGCGGAGTTGTTAATACGACTGGCGGGCAGGTCGGACGACCCTGGCGTGGATCAGAAAGTTCTCGATGAAGTACTGCGGGATTGGGAGCGCTGGGCGGCGGAGTTGCTGGAGAGCCAGATTTCGTATCCGGTGCTGAGTTTTTTCCGGTCGCAGCACAGTAACCAGTCGTGGTTGGGAGCGTTGACTACAATGCTCGATGTCACTTCGCTGCTTCTGACCGGAATTGAGGGAGTGCATCCGGGTCAGGCGAAGCTGACATTCGCCATGGCCCGGCACGCGGCGGTGGATCTGGCGCAGGTGGTGAATGCGAGATACGACGCGGGGGCCCCGAACCGCCTGCCGGAGGCGGAATTGGTGGGGTTGAAGGATGCGCTGGCGGCGGCGGGATTGCGGCTACGCAGCGACGATTATGGGCGGGACAAACTAGCGAAGTTGCGGTCGATGTATGAACCGTATGCGCATTCGACCGGTCGCAATCTGATGCTGACGCTGCCGCCGTGGAGGTTTGCGGAGAAGGCCCGGGACAACTGGCAGGCGGGACCGTGGGATCGGGTGATCCAGGCGCGCGGGTTGGCGATATTAGGGCAGAAGGCGGCGGTTCCGGTGCCGATGGGCGAGGATCATTTCTGA